From a single Oreochromis niloticus isolate F11D_XX linkage group LG3, O_niloticus_UMD_NMBU, whole genome shotgun sequence genomic region:
- the LOC100690354 gene encoding uncharacterized protein LOC100690354, translated as MSMNSDNSRDFPPVLSHEPGSSGTKHQQHKHRAEFPGSSSMSTNSAKSRDYPPVFSHEPGPSVTKHQQHKHRAKFPGSSSMSMNSAKSRDYPPVFSHEPGPSVTKRQQHEHRREFLGSSSVSMNSDKSRDYPPVFSHEPGPSVTKDNPLVGEPLSCCALCQDVLKDPSKTSSCPQCGERSRTRAGLQTANVSLQKISDALKASLRTRYEHVIEGTNKTGCGALLRSIYTELYITEGPNEEFRFQHEVR; from the exons ATGTCCATGAACAGTGACAATTCTCGAGATTTTCCTCCAGTCCTCAGTCATGAACCTGGATCCTCAGGCACAAA AcatcagcagcacaaacacagagcagagtttCCAGGATCCAGCTCCATGTCCACGAACAGTGCCAAGTCTCGAGATTATCCTCCAGTCTTCAGTCATGAACCTGGACCCTCAGTCACAAA GcatcagcagcacaaacacagagcaaAGTTTCCAGGATCCAGCTCCATGTCCATGAACAGTGCCAAGTCTCGAGATTATCCTCCAGTCTTCAGTCATGAACCTGGACCCTCAGTCACAAA ACGTCAGCAACATGAACACAGAAGGGAATTTCTAGGATCCAGCTCTGTGTCCATGAACAGTGACAAATCTCGAGATTATCCTCCAGTCTTCAGTCATGAACCTGGACCCTCAGTCACAAA AGATAATCCACTGGTTGGGGAGCCACTGTCCTGCTGTGCTTTGTGTCAGGATGTTCTGAAGGATCCATCAAAAACCTCCTCCTGTCCCCAGTGTGGAGAAAGATCCAGAACCAGAGCTGGTCTGCAGACAGCCA atGTTTCTCTCCAGAAGATTTCAGATGCACTAAAGGCCAGTCTGAGGACGAGATATGAACATGTGATTGAAGGAACTAATAAAACAGGATGTGGAGCCCTCCTCAGATCGATCTACACTGAACTCTACATTACAGAGGGACCGAATGAAGAATTTCGCTTCCAACATGAGGTGAGGTAG
- the LOC109201438 gene encoding protein NLRC3 encodes MYSHFLLVQTKKKHKYHEGQEVSWQELTRADREVLLKLGRLAFEHLQRGNIMFYQEDLEQCGLDVTEASVYSGVCTEIFKKESVIFQKPVYCFVHLSIQEFLAAVYMFHCYTNRKTEVLQDFLSTDISSLEDFLIRAMEKSFQSVNGHLELFVRFLHGLSLNSNHRLLGGLLGQTEYNPQTIQRVINNLKVISSEGKCTDRCLNIFHCLMEMKDLSVHQEMQEFLQSENKSEKQLSGIQCTALAYLLQMSEVFDELDLVKYNTTLEGRQRLLPAVKNCRKARLHDVRLSEAYCYTVTSALTSNPSHLRELHLSSINLEDSAETVFASLGNPNCRLETLRFENCSLSDISCAALISALRSNPPYLKHVDLVQNLQDSGMKQLCDYLESPHCRLETLRLTALL; translated from the exons atgtactcacacttcctgctggttcagacaaagaaaaagcacaagtaccatgagggGCAAGAGGTGAGTTGGCAAGAGCTCACCAGAGCTGACAGGgaagttcttctgaagctggggaGGCTAGCATTTGAACATCTGCAGAGAGGAaacatcatgttctaccaagaagacttggagcagtgtggtctggatgtCACAGAGGCCTCtgtgtactcaggagtttgtacagagatcttcaaaaAAGAGTCtgtgatcttccagaaaccagtttactgctttgttcatctgagcattcaggagtttctggctgcagtctacatgttccactgttacaccaacaggaagacagaggtGCTGCAGGACTTCCTGAGTACGGACATTTCATCTCTTGAAGATTTTCTGATCAGAGCCATGGAGAAATCATTCCAAAGTGTTAACGGCCACCTGGAACTGTTTGTTCGATTCCTTCATGGCCTCTCTCTGAACTCCAACCACAGACTCTTAGGAGGTCTGCTGGGTCAGACAGAGTACAATCCACAAACCATCCAGAGAGTCATTAACAATCTGAAGGTGATTAGCAGTGAGGGCAAGTGTACTGACAGATGCCTAAACAttttccactgtctgatggagatgaaggACCTCTCAGTACACCAGGAGATGCAAGAGTTCCTACAGTCAGAGAACAAATCAGAGAAGCAGCTCTCTGGAATTCAGTGCACAGCTCTGGCATATTTGCTGCAGATGTCAGAAGTTTTTGATGAGTTGGATCTGGTGAAGTACAACACAACACTGGAAGGACGACAGAGACTGCTACCAGCTGTGAAGAACTGCAGAAAGGCTCG ACTTCATGATGTCCGGCTCTCAGAGGCTTACTGTTACACTGTGACCTCAGCTCTGACGTCTAACCCCTCCCACCTGAGAGAGCTGCACCTGAGTTCAATCAACCtggaggattcagcagagacagTGTTTGCTAGTCTGGGGAATCCAAACTGTAGACTGGAGACACTCAG ATTTGAGAATTGCAGTTTGTCAGATATCAGCTGCGCTGCTCTGATCAGTGCTCTGAGGTCCAACCCCCCCTATCTGAAACATGTGGATCTGGTACAAAACCTACAGGATTCAGGAATGAAACAGCTGTGTGATTACCTGGAGAGCCCACACTGTAGACTGGAGACTTTAAG GTTGACTGCTTTGCTTTAG